In a single window of the Mucilaginibacter defluvii genome:
- a CDS encoding helix-turn-helix transcriptional regulator: MRNIFESYYGIHPGRVLERELKKRHLKKGPFAISIGEYPQVINEVTKARRGLSPLLSLKIDQALGLENGAFYLLQAHYDIDQAQKRLNKQDAPAFRKELFWDTDMKKIDWSIQYKAVIQRVFERGNEDEKQAALNYYGKDKILEVTGRDNIEGNSLKIMAHTQPD; encoded by the coding sequence ATGCGAAATATTTTTGAAAGTTATTATGGGATACATCCGGGAAGAGTATTGGAAAGGGAGCTGAAGAAAAGGCACTTAAAAAAAGGCCCTTTTGCCATATCCATTGGTGAATATCCACAGGTGATCAACGAGGTGACAAAAGCCAGGCGCGGTTTATCGCCGCTGCTTTCGCTTAAGATAGATCAGGCGCTAGGATTGGAGAATGGCGCTTTTTATCTGTTACAAGCGCATTACGACATTGACCAGGCTCAGAAAAGATTAAATAAGCAGGATGCGCCCGCATTCCGCAAGGAATTGTTTTGGGATACTGACATGAAAAAGATCGACTGGTCGATACAATATAAAGCGGTTATACAACGGGTATTCGAGAGAGGGAATGAAGACGAAAAACAAGCCGCTTTAAATTATTATGGTAAAGATAAGATCCTGGAAGTGACTGGAAGAGACAATATAGAGGGCAATTCTTTAAAAATTATGGCTCACACACAACCTGATTGA
- a CDS encoding site-specific integrase, whose product MEIKGHRITIETLRDAFLGNVKEEKKITFKDLITYHNEQANTLLSQGTMKHYYVTQRYLVKFFDQKFNSDNINLCDLNYKFIADFELFLYNHKPKDHQKPMDTNGVLKHLIRLKKMVNLAVNLNWLPANPFVGFKMSRKKVDKEFLNEWELNAIETKEFDIERLNIVKDIFIFSCYTGLAYVDMVNLKPENIVVGSNGERWIKTFRQKTLVPVNTPILPKAMQIIERYRNNIRAEANGTIFPIISNQKLNSYLKEIADHAGIQKNLTFHVARHTFATTITLSNGVPIETVSKMLGHTKLATTQIYARVLDKKISEDMMRLRGKLKQVE is encoded by the coding sequence TTGGAGATTAAAGGTCACAGGATAACCATAGAAACATTACGGGATGCTTTTTTGGGAAATGTTAAAGAAGAAAAAAAGATAACATTCAAAGATTTGATTACCTATCATAACGAGCAAGCGAATACATTGCTCAGTCAGGGCACAATGAAGCACTATTACGTAACCCAGCGGTACCTTGTCAAATTCTTCGATCAAAAGTTTAACAGCGACAACATCAATCTATGCGATTTAAATTACAAATTCATCGCCGACTTCGAACTGTTTTTATATAACCATAAGCCGAAGGATCATCAGAAGCCAATGGATACTAACGGTGTTCTCAAACACCTGATCCGGCTTAAAAAGATGGTTAATCTAGCAGTGAATCTAAATTGGCTTCCTGCCAATCCTTTCGTTGGCTTCAAAATGAGCCGTAAAAAAGTAGACAAAGAGTTTTTGAATGAATGGGAACTGAATGCTATTGAAACGAAAGAGTTCGACATAGAACGCCTAAATATTGTCAAAGACATCTTCATCTTCTCATGCTACACCGGACTCGCATATGTGGATATGGTGAATCTGAAACCGGAAAACATTGTCGTCGGGTCAAACGGAGAGCGATGGATCAAAACCTTTCGCCAAAAGACTTTGGTTCCGGTAAACACACCTATCTTACCAAAAGCTATGCAAATAATTGAGCGTTACAGAAACAATATACGCGCGGAAGCGAACGGAACCATCTTTCCCATTATTTCCAATCAAAAGCTGAACAGCTACTTAAAGGAAATAGCAGACCATGCGGGAATTCAAAAAAACCTTACTTTTCACGTTGCGCGTCATACTTTCGCCACGACTATTACGCTCTCTAATGGTGTACCCATAGAAACGGTCAGTAAGATGCTTGGCCATACTAAGCTTGCCACTACGCAAATTTATGCAAGGGTGCTGGATAAAAAAATAAGCGAGGATATGATGCGACTTAGAGGCAAACTGAAGCAAGTTGAATAA
- a CDS encoding Arm DNA-binding domain-containing protein: protein MRITVDGLRTEWSTGRHCDPAEWDKHTKRVRGTKEQARSINSWLDVLYSRAHACRQELYLAGKRFTPQHIRKMMQGEELEPPKMLSDVWNYHTNQIAGLLGKGYTPATLQKYRSVFRILRSSFCRGTSRTISNWTISTSSWSGISIIT from the coding sequence ATGCGTATTACAGTAGACGGCCTGCGTACAGAATGGTCGACCGGGCGACATTGTGATCCGGCAGAATGGGACAAGCATACCAAACGGGTACGTGGGACCAAAGAACAGGCCCGCTCCATCAACAGCTGGCTGGATGTATTATACTCCCGGGCGCACGCCTGCAGGCAGGAACTCTATCTTGCGGGAAAGCGTTTCACCCCACAGCACATCCGCAAAATGATGCAGGGGGAAGAGCTGGAACCACCGAAAATGCTGTCGGACGTCTGGAACTACCATACCAACCAGATCGCTGGCCTGCTGGGCAAAGGTTACACACCGGCAACACTACAAAAGTACAGGTCAGTGTTCCGAATCCTACGAAGTTCCTTTTGTCGCGGAACAAGCAGGACGATATCAAACTGGACGATATCGACTTCCAGCTGGTCAGGGATTTCGATTATTACCTGA
- a CDS encoding nucleotidyl transferase AbiEii/AbiGii toxin family protein, whose amino-acid sequence MATVEEIIAMKVDVVQRGGRKKDFWDLHQAMRIYTIDQMISLHQQRYEWTHNSELIKRNFIDFSLADNDFDPIALTNNEWIFIKEDIVAAIDPPRRRRGR is encoded by the coding sequence ATGGCAACAGTGGAGGAAATAATTGCGATGAAAGTGGATGTTGTTCAACGAGGGGGAAGAAAGAAAGACTTTTGGGATTTACATCAGGCCATGCGGATTTATACGATTGACCAAATGATAAGCCTGCATCAGCAGCGCTATGAATGGACGCATAACAGCGAGTTGATAAAACGTAACTTTATTGACTTTTCATTGGCTGATAATGACTTTGACCCTATCGCTTTGACTAATAATGAGTGGATTTTTATCAAAGAGGATATAGTCGCTGCGATTGACCCTCCACGAAGAAGGCGTGGGCGCTAG
- a CDS encoding site-specific integrase encodes MSRNKQDDIKLDDIDFQLVRDFDYYLKTEHKVKINTAVQIVKKLRTVMKLANEISWVKRNPFAAYRAKKEEVHREFLTTVELNDLAVKKLKKRLVLTRDLFLFSCYTGLSYSDIVSLKAKDIRKGEDGGIWLETHRIKNNNRVRVPLLSPALRLIEHYKKYPRILDEDFLLPKISNARANYYLKEIMKEMGWTKWLTFHCARHTFATTVTLTNGVPIETVGQMLGHIEYPVYADLCTCDRYQGQPGYEAPEKKICPAGVDIDTKGR; translated from the coding sequence TTGTCGCGGAACAAGCAGGACGATATCAAACTGGACGATATCGACTTCCAGCTGGTCAGGGATTTCGATTATTACCTGAAGACAGAACATAAGGTAAAAATCAACACCGCCGTGCAGATTGTAAAAAAGCTAAGAACGGTAATGAAGCTTGCCAACGAGATCAGCTGGGTCAAGCGCAATCCCTTTGCCGCCTACCGGGCAAAAAAGGAAGAAGTCCACCGGGAGTTTCTGACCACCGTGGAACTGAACGACCTGGCGGTAAAAAAACTGAAAAAGCGGCTGGTGTTAACGCGTGATCTTTTTCTTTTCAGCTGTTATACAGGCCTGTCGTACTCCGATATCGTCAGCTTGAAAGCGAAGGACATCCGCAAAGGAGAGGACGGCGGCATCTGGCTGGAAACGCACCGGATCAAGAACAACAACCGCGTGCGTGTGCCCCTGCTGTCGCCAGCGCTCCGTTTGATCGAGCATTATAAAAAATATCCGCGCATATTGGACGAAGATTTTCTGCTGCCGAAGATCAGTAATGCGAGGGCGAACTATTACTTAAAAGAAATCATGAAAGAGATGGGCTGGACGAAGTGGCTCACGTTCCATTGCGCAAGACATACCTTCGCGACAACGGTTACGCTGACCAACGGCGTTCCCATTGAAACCGTCGGACAAATGCTTGGCCATATAGAATATCCGGTCTACGCAGATCTATGCACGTGTGACCGATACCAAGGTCAGCCAGGATATGAAGCCCCTGAAAAAAAAATTTGCCCGGCAGGAGTTGACATTGACACAAAAGGAAGATAA
- the recO gene encoding DNA repair protein RecO, with product MLHKTRGIIFRTTDYSESSVIVQIFTEKFGLQSYIINGVKKPKAKIPRNMLQPLHLVDMVVYHKNNGSVQRISELKATPVLQTIPYDVIKSCIAIFLNEVLYKAVRQQSPDEQLFGFIFNAIEWLDHQTSGLANFHLLFLVQLTRYLGFYPDRANADSSAYFDMKNGVFTNWKPESTLYLSAPHTQNFAILLKINIAKPEQLKIDNSERRYLIDKILEYYALHVEGFGNIKSNEILEEVLS from the coding sequence ATGCTGCATAAAACCCGGGGCATAATTTTCAGGACGACCGATTACAGCGAAAGTAGTGTAATTGTGCAAATTTTTACGGAAAAATTCGGCCTGCAATCTTACATCATCAACGGCGTAAAAAAACCGAAGGCCAAAATACCACGCAACATGCTGCAGCCGCTGCATTTGGTTGATATGGTAGTTTACCACAAAAATAACGGCAGCGTACAGCGCATATCAGAACTAAAAGCGACGCCGGTTTTGCAAACTATCCCTTATGATGTTATTAAAAGCTGCATCGCCATTTTTTTGAACGAAGTGCTGTATAAGGCTGTAAGGCAACAATCGCCGGATGAGCAATTATTCGGTTTTATATTTAACGCTATTGAATGGTTGGACCACCAAACGTCTGGCCTGGCTAATTTCCATCTGCTTTTTCTGGTGCAGCTTACGCGATACCTGGGCTTTTATCCGGACAGAGCCAATGCGGATAGCTCAGCATATTTTGACATGAAGAACGGCGTATTTACCAACTGGAAGCCTGAAAGTACGCTATACCTTTCTGCCCCGCACACACAAAACTTTGCCATCCTGTTGAAAATCAACATTGCCAAACCGGAGCAACTAAAGATTGACAATTCGGAGCGGCGCTATCTGATAGATAAAATACTGGAATATTACGCGTTGCATGTTGAAGGTTTCGGCAACATTAAATCGAACGAGATACTGGAAGAAGTATTAAGTTGA
- a CDS encoding helix-turn-helix domain-containing protein, whose amino-acid sequence MATEIITKEDLEAFEQRLFQKIEQVLGGNTPEPKKWLKSYQVKNMLRISPGTLQTLRVNGTLSYTKIGGILYYKQEDILKLLEGRQKGKQ is encoded by the coding sequence ATGGCAACAGAAATCATCACCAAAGAAGATCTGGAAGCGTTCGAGCAGCGGCTCTTCCAGAAGATAGAACAAGTGTTGGGCGGCAATACCCCAGAACCCAAGAAATGGCTCAAAAGCTACCAGGTAAAGAACATGCTCAGGATATCGCCTGGTACCCTGCAAACCCTGCGTGTGAACGGCACCCTTTCCTACACTAAGATCGGCGGCATCCTTTACTATAAACAGGAAGACATATTAAAGCTACTGGAGGGAAGGCAAAAGGGGAAACAGTAA
- a CDS encoding nucleotidyl transferase AbiEii/AbiGii toxin family protein, which produces MLYWNTVSPALKNNLLTIMQGQPFNEFRLVGGTALSLYWGHRMSIDIDLFTDAPYGSVDFTSIEAYLKQTFRFVQGDFGANPAIGKSYLIGDKENELISWMFTIRWILFYGHPIWWKRYEWQQWRK; this is translated from the coding sequence ATGCTTTACTGGAATACCGTGTCGCCGGCTTTAAAAAACAATCTCCTTACAATCATGCAAGGACAACCATTTAATGAGTTTCGATTGGTTGGTGGCACTGCCCTAAGTTTATATTGGGGACATCGGATGTCAATTGATATCGATTTATTTACCGATGCACCATACGGCAGCGTTGACTTTACTTCAATTGAAGCTTATCTGAAGCAGACTTTTCGCTTTGTTCAAGGCGATTTCGGTGCCAACCCGGCTATAGGCAAATCTTACCTGATTGGTGACAAAGAAAATGAGCTGATAAGCTGGATGTTTACTATTCGATGGATCCTTTTTTATGGCCATCCAATATGGTGGAAGCGGTACGAATGGCAACAGTGGAGGAAATAA
- a CDS encoding diacylglycerol kinase family protein, with protein MKKVIRSFGYAFKGISYAYATQLNFRIHIGATVTAVALGLLLGVNAGEWLWISLTITLVIITEMLNTAIELLTDLASPEYNTKAGHVKDISAGCVVIAAVFAVITGAIIFLPKLYLLATHAA; from the coding sequence ATGAAAAAGGTTATACGCAGCTTTGGTTACGCTTTTAAGGGGATAAGTTATGCGTATGCTACGCAACTGAATTTCAGGATTCACATTGGCGCTACTGTTACAGCTGTCGCATTGGGCCTGCTTTTAGGCGTTAACGCCGGCGAATGGTTGTGGATATCGTTGACGATAACCCTGGTTATTATTACAGAAATGCTGAACACCGCCATTGAATTGCTTACCGACCTGGCTTCGCCCGAATACAACACCAAAGCCGGACATGTGAAGGATATAAGCGCGGGATGCGTAGTTATTGCCGCCGTATTTGCCGTTATTACCGGGGCGATCATATTTTTGCCCAAATTATATTTACTGGCTACACATGCTGCATAA